The Plasmodium relictum strain SGS1 genome assembly, chromosome: 4 region ACAACTATTATCTAAAACTTATACAAGAATTCAATTTTTAGATTTGAAAAAAGAACTTAATAATTCCAATAAGAATGTACAATCTTTAGCTAATCCATTTGAAATAACACTTAAGCTCTTAAATTTTCATGAAtcatcaaaattaaaaataagagaaataatggatttattttttgttgatTATGAATTAATCCCATATTTTATTAGTGAAAATTACACTAATGTTTTTAATGACAATGATAAATCAGCAGgttctttaaataaatggAATGCATATTCTCAAATAGCTTATGATCTATCTTTGgctgataaaataaaatataatatgaaAAGTACTATGGATTTCTCCTTATTGCCACATTTTTGCATTTTATCTTGTGTGTGCCCAGTTATGCGAATAAAACTACTAAAATCTTTTATGTCAGGTAGAGTTAACTTTCCTTCAGCATTTGGAAAGATTTctacttttaataaaaataaaagattacTTAATgaattatgttttaatttatcatataaACTTAATGTATGCCCAAAATATATGGTTACCTCTggatttttaaattatatatactttaaaaTTATGACTCCattacttaaaaataatacaaatgaaACAATAACATTTATGGAAGATTACAATATTACAAGAGAAATGATAACCGAACATTTACCCTCTCTAAGATTATCAAATCAAGAAAACTTATACGAGAAACTTGATTCAAAAGTAAAGTCTTCATTTACTCGTTTATATAATGCTTCTCatgttattaaaaatgatCCTAATTCTTTAAGAAAgacttttaaattaaatgaaaaaactaatatctttaaaattaatgagTATGGATCCGATGAAGACATAGACAACTTAAGTGAcacaaaagaagaaaaagatgatgatttattaattaaaagtaAGATAGATAAAAAGAGTACTATGAAAATTAAATCTGCAACGAAACCCAAAGCagttaacaaaaatataaaaaaaaaaaaataatcaatacataacacatatatatatagtattcATTTAtccttaaaaatttttatgtgaattatatttatatttgttattgattttactttttctttttataaatatattattacataaatatGTATGCATACTCTTAATATCAATATAAACgtcaatttttaaaaatatataaaaataattattttatttcatgaTGATTTTccaatatacatatatttttttttaaattcatatttaatttgaaatattatttttaaatttatacacAACTTTTCTTTAtagtataattattttttttttttctagtattattttattatatacttttaaaaaatacaatgtTTATAATATGTTGAAATGCCGggaaaatgtaaataatatactaaaaaaaataaaaattttttaattatgttatattcctttttaagtttttaatattttattctttttttttctttttttttaaattgagaAAGTAATATTGTTTAtggcaattttttttaataaatatatattttatatattaatatatttttctccCTGTATTGTATTGTtctctttttatttagaaaCACATacattaatttaatttaaaaaaattttaataaaaatttttaagaatattccattttaatttttatttcattaagcCTTCAATAAATATAGTACCTTTGTTACTTGTATGACATTTATggaagattaaaaaaaaaaaattcttattttaaaaattaaaatacagtaaaatattaaagaaaaaggaattttcaatattttatttgattataaaattataatcttgaattttattagtttatacaataaacaaaattaaaaaaattaaaaaaaaaaacatatagaaactaaaattttattacataataaaagataacaTGTATTAAGTAAAAATGTATGCAAaactaaataaataatgactaatactgtattttttttatgtaaattaattttataaagacaagattaaaattttttttttttttatactgtaaaaattaaatataaattcaatttttttttgacatatttttattgctttatttttttttttttttataagaatatcatgaaataaatcatttttgtattttttctctcttaaaatatattttttttattcttctattttattcagatatataataaattatttccaaatattatatatttacaatttcattaacattttttttgttttttagtTTGATGCTATTGTAAACATTATATACTTAATTTATGTATCATAATTCAATGTGAACATATATAtgctttatttttgttttttcaaactattttttaaaaagttaattacttaaaaaatcgatgaaatttttatattcaattttacttaatcttaataaaatattatactattttttaattataactttttcatttaagAATAACACTTTTTGTTTTGATTTAACTTTAACTAAAAGCGAAAGAAATGCAAATATTATAAgattgaataaattaatttctattaaaaataatatctcAAGACGGAAATcagaaaaatttataaaagatggcaatgtaaaattaaataataaaattgtcATAAATCCAGGTCAACATGTTGATATAACAAAAGATAGCCTAAAAATTTgtgagaaaaaaataaagattgaaaatataaaaaatttaataaataggAGCAAAAACAATGAATATAAATGGATTGTTTTACATAAGCCAAAAGGAATGATTTGTACTGctaatgatgaaaaaaatagaaaatcaatcttttctatttttccTAATGATTTATTGGAAAAATATCGTTTCGTATCAGTAGGTTAGTAAAATataacttttatatatagcTTAATAGCtttaaatcaaaattttgttatttattaattacatGTATCTTGTTCATATGCaatttttaaagtaaaataaatgtCAAGAgaaattgtaaaaataaaattataattttgatGACTATTatagtgaaaaaaaaaaaaaaaaaggaacaaAATGAACAAttataaaactaaaaaaaaataaattgataAATTACCatcttaataataatgatgcaaagaagtatatataaataaatttatttacatattatttatccatatatataaattaaaaatctACCTTACcaatatatatgttattttgttttgttattattacttCTTGAAGGAAGATTAGATAGAAATACTTCAGGTGTGCTATTACTAACGAATGAATATGAATGGGTTAATAAATTGACACATCCAAAATACCAAAGAATAAGAACTTATAGAATATATATTGAAGGACCAATTAAAATGAATGCACTAAAAGAGTTAGCTAATGGtatatatttagaaaatgataacaatgaaaaagaaaaaaaaaaaactcaaCCAGCTTTTATTGAAATAATTagagaagaaaaattaaaattaaaagaccaaataaaaaagataagtATATTAAGTATCAGTATAAAAGAAGGAAGAAATAGNNNNNNNNNNNNNNNNNNNNNNNNNNNNNNNNNNNNNNNNNNNNNNNNNNNNNNNNNNNNNNNNNNNNNNNNNNNNNNNNNNNNNNNNNNNNNNNNNNNNNNNNNNNNNNNNNNNNNNNNNNNNNNNNNNNNNNNNNNNNNNNNNNNNNNNNNNNNNNNNNNNNNNNNNNNNNNNNNNNNNNNNNNNNNNNNNNNNNNNNNNNNNNNNNNNNNNNNNNNNNNNNNNNNNNNNNNNNNNNNNNNNNNNNNNNNNNNNNNNNNNNNNNNNNNNNNNNNNNNNNNNNNNNNNNNNNNNNNNNNGTACTGctaatgatgaaaaaaatagaaaatcaatcttttctatttttccTAATGATTTATTGGAAAAATATCGTTTCGTATCAGTAGGTTAGTAAAATataacttttatatatagcTTAATAGCtttaaatcaaaattttgttatttattaattacatGTATCTTGTTCATATGCaatttttaaagtaaaataaatgtCAAGAgaaattgtaaaaataaaattataattttgatGACTATTatagtgaaaaaaaaaaaaaaaaaggaacaaAATGAACAAttataaaactaaaaaaaaataaattgataAATTACCatcttaataataatgatgcaaagaagtatatataaataaatttatttacatattatttatccatatatataaattaaaaatctACCTTACcaatatatatgttattttgttttgttattattacttCTTGAAGGAAGATTAGATAGAAATACTTCAGGTGTGCTATTACTAACGAATGAATATGAATGGGTTAATAAATTGACACATCCAAAATACCAAAGAATAAGAACTTATAGAATATATATTGAAGGACCAATTAAAATGAATGCACTAAAAGAGTTAGCTAATGGtatatatttagaaaatgataacaatgaaaaagaaaaaaaaaaaactcaaCCAGCTTTTATTGAAATAATTagagaagaaaaattaaaattaaaagaccaaataaaaaagataagtATATTAAGTATCAGTATAAAAGAAGGAAGAAATAGACAATTAAGAAGAATGTTTGAACAAATAAATCAaccaataataaaaattaaaagaactgcttttgaaaatataacattaaaaaatatatattttccaaAGCAATATagagaattaaataaaaaagaggtaatgaatttaaaaattagaaaactttaaatacaaaattcaaaaaaaataaaatcctttttaatttttttagttgaaattttatttaatgttcATTCTACATTTATTATTGTAgcatattttgttttaatcTTATAAAATagtacataaataaaaaaaaatttaaatccttttaattaaattatatatgtatctAAACATactgtttttttctttttcctgtaaatattaaaaatcttAATACAATAATAAAGGcacttaaaaaaatactaatttataatattttcctcaaaaacaaaaaaaataatttataatttctcAAGTCTATAAAGACTTAATACATAGTTAATGTATGACTTaatttaacaaaataaaaaatgtaaaaaactaattttttttttttttttttttctacgtGCACCAATTTcgataattataaaaaatgctaaagaaaaaaaaaaaaaaaaattttttaaatttgatctaatatattttaatcacatttaatattaattttttattgctTTGTAATATCATATTCTAAAAATTgcaactttaaaaaaaaaggaaaattcaTTCAAAAATTTTAGATTTCTGTATTATGCTTAGCATTTGAACAATAACTAAAAAAGaaggaaataataaaaaaaaaaaatatgtaagcgtatatatcaaaaaaaaaataaacaaaaaaaaataggacAAATAAACTATAAGcaacaaaaaagaaattattttactttttcaaaaactaaataaattatttttttttaataaaaatatatactaattcataaagaaaatatgttttttaagaataacaactattatgtttatatattacCTGATCCAATAACAACAAAAATAAAGACAACTAAAAGTATTGGCCCTACTGTGTGctttcttcctttttttacCAAAGAAGTGGGCACTTTTCCTCTTTTTGATACGTTATTATCAAAAGCCTCCActttttgtaatatttttctattactTGGcatctaaaaaaataaaaataaaaaattctcattgaaatataaatatttttatccaATTGTTTATATGTACTTTTACTTTATATTCAAAGACCTCTAAATTTTTcacaaataaaattaaaaattaaagaaaacacacaaaaaaaatctctaatttttatatttaaaataaagacAATAAATATTCtgaaaatttcttttataaaaaaaatttttatatgcaaatatgaaattttaaaaataaatgctTGTTTTGtatataagaatatataacatattttttattaaaatttcttttcaaATTAAAATACTTAAAGTTTATTATTGACAATGTCAAACAacttgtaaaaaaaaatatttcaattattaatataaaaatataaaatatatttttttccttttcttttttttttttttttttaatatacatataattaaaatttatacaatttttttttttttacctttaaaaatttagtatttaaatattttatttgaaacTTTTtgttttacaaaaatatttttttattaagatattttataaaaaataacttttctTCTcaggtttttttttaatatcttttttttttttttttttaaaaagatatttgTTTAACTCTTCACaataaatttttgtaaaactatttttcaattttttttttttttattttgcacattgaaaatttttatataaaaaaaatttattcccATAGTTGTatattttgcttttttttttttatttttactttttttttccaaatatttttaatatcaataattcttttaatacatattttaataaaacacGTAAATGatccattattttttattttttaattaaagaaatatagcataattttatctttacaattatatatatatatgtttcatatatttttatgtgaTTGTGgagatattttaatatttaaataaatatttgaaattcttaatttttgttttatatattttattttacttcattttatttaattttattttattttattttattgcaTTGTATTGTATTgtattgttttattttattttattttatttttttttttatgcagAATTCATCTAAGAACAAAATTCGTAATAAAGCCATGAAATAGTATGCTAGATTTTTTATccagtattttttttttttttacaaaaaacataaattaatttgtaaattaaataattatatatatatatgagtaAACTTATTAACACATAATATGTTTTATGATTTTTCTGTAAAGCATGATACGTTATATGTTTAAAATCAAGAGTTATAATACAGTATCTTctcaatataaaaaattgaattttaATTCAACAAAtttatttaagaaaataaaatattattattcttctaaaagaaatgaagaacaaaaagaaaaattaagcaAAGAAGCTTATGATAAAGATTACTTGTGGAACTTTTTAGCCTTTGATAGAAacatatcatttttttcagttagtttttatatacttttaGTTGCTACATTAGCATTACATTTCTACAACAATTtcaatgaaaatgataaattaagTAAACTTGATGAAGCAGTAGAAagagaaaagaaaattttgattGAACTaggaaataaaagaaaaaactcataaaaataaaaaaatttgctttaaaaatttttattcattgttaacttatttatatataatatgtttttgtaaattttttatttaaagttttctttttgatatatatataatttatccAATGTCCATTtcaaattttactttttttttttatgtaaatttcAACTTACATATTGTTACAAcatttattctttatataaagttttaaattatt contains the following coding sequences:
- a CDS encoding pseudouridine synthase, putative — encoded protein: MKFLYSILLNLNKILYYFLIITFSFKNNTFCFDLTLTKSERNANIIRLNKLISIKNNISRRKSEKFIKDGNVKLNNKIVINPGQHVDITKDSLKICEKKIKIENIKNLINRSKNNEYKWIVLHKPKGMICTANDEKNRKSIFSIFPNDLLEKYRFVSV
- a CDS encoding pseudouridine synthase, putative, whose amino-acid sequence is GRLDRNTSGVLLLTNEYEWVNKLTHPKYQRIRTYRIYIEGPIKMNALKELANGIYLENDNNEKEKKKTQPAFIEIIREEKLKLKDQIKKISILSISIKEGRNRQLRRMFEQINQPIIKIKRTAFENITLKNIYFPKQYRELNKKEVMNLKIRKL
- a CDS encoding ribosome associated membrane protein RAMP4, putative yields the protein MPSNRKILQKVEAFDNNVSKRGKVPTSLVKKGRKHTVGPILLVVFIFVVIGSVIVQMLSIIQKSKIFE